Proteins from a single region of Macrotis lagotis isolate mMagLag1 chromosome 2, bilby.v1.9.chrom.fasta, whole genome shotgun sequence:
- the LOC141511281 gene encoding small proline-rich protein 4-like isoform X2 — MMSSQQQQCPSQQPQQQQVKQPCQLPPVKCQEPCAPQTKDPCAPQTKNPCPPKGTVVPDEQKCPPAQQKCPPAQQKCPSAQQPKQK, encoded by the coding sequence ATGATGTCATCCCAGCAGCAACAATGTCCCTCCCAGCAGCCTCAGCAGCAGCAGGTGAAACAACCCTGCCAACTCCCTCCTGTCAAGTGCCAGGAGCCATGTGCTCCCCAAACCAAGGATCCCTGTGCTCCTCAAACCAAGAACCCATGCCCACCCAAGGGCACAGTTGTACCAGATGAGCAGAAGTGTCCACCAGCCCAGCAGAAGTGTCCACCAGCCCAGCAGAAGTGCCCATCTGCTCAGCAGCCCAAGCAGAAGTAA
- the LOC141511280 gene encoding small ribosomal subunit protein uS14-like yields the protein MSSLLSRVFASGAMGHQQLYWSHPRKFGQGSWSCCICYNRHGLIRKYGLNMCCQCFRQYAKDISFIKWD from the coding sequence atgtcaagtcttTTGTCTCGTGTCTTTGCTAGTGGCGCCATGGGTCACCAGCAGCTGTACTGGAGCCACCCTCGTAAATTCGGCCAGGGGTCTTGGTCATGCTGCATCTGTTACAACCGCCATGGCCTGATCCGCAAATATGGCCTGAACATGTGCTGCCAGTGCTTCCGGCAGTATGCGAAAGACATCAGCTTCATCAAGTGGGACTAA